The following coding sequences lie in one Panicum virgatum strain AP13 chromosome 6N, P.virgatum_v5, whole genome shotgun sequence genomic window:
- the LOC120677512 gene encoding uncharacterized protein LOC120677512, with the protein MALAFLRPGVPGRQPVGDRSTARSAIFIGVANGLLSPPHLRRCLCGDRPCDGDGYDDVEQKYYLLANFVVTVLGVALLVVGMAPSLAVARSPRWPPAVRWMVWLTKVLACGALQFGVNVLYFCLKMLCARLMLVFA; encoded by the coding sequence ATGGCGCTGGCCTTCCTCCGGCCAGGCGTCCCTGGCaggcagccggtcggcgaccgcAGCACGGCGAGGTCGGCCATCTTCATCGGCGTCGCCAACGGTCTCCTCTCGCCGCCCCACCTGCGGCGCTGCCTCTGCGGCGACCGCCCGTGCGACGGCGACGGCTACGATGACGTGGAGCAGAAGTACTACCTGCTTGCCAACTTCGTGGTCACCGTGCTCGGCGTGGCGCTCCTGGTCGTGGGCATGGCGCCCTCGCTGGCGGTGGCCCGCTCGCCGCGGTGGCCGCCGGCTGTCCGCTGGATGGTCTGGCTCACCAAGGTCCTGGCCTGCGGCGCGCTCCAGTTTGGCGTCAACGTCCTGTACTTTTGTCTCAAGATGTTGTGCGCTAGGTTGATGCTCGTCTTCGCCTGA